TATTTCGACATCGCTGGTATCCCCTTCGTCTTTTCGGCCTTCCAGCCCGTCAGCTTCATCGCGCTTGCCGCCATCATGCATGTCTTCTGGCGCGGCCCCCTGTGGACCAAGGCGGCGATTTCCGCCGGATGGACCCTGGCGCTGACACTGACCTTCCAGAAACTCTTCAACATTCCACTGCCGGGCGGATTCTGAGCCATGATTGACGCATTCCTCCAACTCATGTCTCCGATGCTGCTGATCATGACGCTTGCCGGGGTGTCGCTCGGCATCATCTGGGGCGCCCTGCCGGGGCTGTCGACGACCATGGCCATGGGCCTGCTGATCGGCCTCTCCGCGGGCATGTCGCAGGACCTGGCCATCTGCTTCATGATCGGCGTCTATACCGGTTCGGTCTTCGGTGGCGCGATCTCGGCCATCCTGATCAACATCCCCGGCACCCCCGACGCGGTGCCCACGATGATCGAAGGCCACCAGTTGGCGCAACGCGGCGAAGGCGGCCAGGCGCTTGGCATGTCGATCACCGCCTCCTTCATCGGCGGGACCCTGGGCATCCTGCTGCTGGTCCTGTTCATTCCGCTGATCCTCAGCTTCGCCCTGAACTTCCGCTCGTGGGAGATGTTCTGGCTGGCCGTCATCGGCATCATGGTCTCGGGCTCCATGGCCTCGGGCGAGATGCCCCTGAAGGGCTGGATCGCGGGCTGGATCGGTATCCTGATCGCCCTTGTCGGCCTGGACGAGATCCACGCGGTGCCGCGTTTCACCTTCGGCAGCTTCATGCTGTTCGACGGCATCAGCTATGTCGCCATCCTGATCGGCCTCTTCGGCTTTGCCGAGATCCTGCGCACCCTGCCCTCGCGCTCGGCCCCCACCATCCCCAGCAAGGTCGGCCGGGTCTTTCCGCCGCTGCGCCAACTGCTGCGCTTCACCCCCGCCGCGACCCGGTCGGGCATCCTGGGCGCGCTTATCGGGGCCGTGCCGGGTGCGGGCGCCAACGTGGCCTCCTTTCTTGCCTATGACATCGGCCGCCGCCGTGCCTCGCCCGAGGAACAGGCGAAATGGGGCAAGGGCAGCTATCAGGCGCTGGTCTGCGCGGAAACATCGAACAATGCCAATATCGGCGGGTCGATGCTGCCCACGCTGGCGCTCGGCATTCCGGGCAACGCGGCTGCTGCCGCGCTGCTGGCTGCGCTGACGCTGAAGAATGTCAGCGTCGGGCCGACCATCCAGATCGACCACCCCGGCCTGATCTACTTCATCTACGGCGCGCTGCTGCTGGCCAACATGATGATGTTCGGCGCCGCCTTTGCCCTGATCAAGCCCTGCGTCAAGCTGTTCAGCCTGCCGCGCGGCGTGCTGATGCCGCTGATCATCCCGGTCTGCATCATCGGCGCATGGTCGGTGAAGCTGTCGATGTTCGATGTCTGGATCATGTTCGGCGCCGGTATCTTCGGCGTGCTGCTCAGCATCTTCCGCTTCCCGGTCGCCCCGATCGTGCTGGGTGTCATCCTGGCCCCGCTTGCGGACGAGAACCTGCGCCGCGCGCTGCTGGTCTTCGAGGACAAGAGCCTGGGCTTCGTGATGTCGCAATGGATCGGGACGGTCCTGATGCTGGCAGTGCTGTTCGTGGTGGTGGAAGGGATCCTGCGGGGTCTGCGCAGCCGCCGGGAAAAAACCGCTGCCCTTGCGGCGGAATGACGATGAAAGAGGAAAAGAGCGAGATGACTAAGGACAAACAACAGGTCGGCCTGGCAATCGTGGGCTGCGGCACCATCGGACGGATCCGTGCGGAACTGGCGCGCGCCTTCCCCGGTATCGGCTGGATCGGCCTTTGCGACATCAAGTCCGACATCGGCCACAAGCTGGCCGAGGATGTGCAGGCCGATTTCTACACCGACGATTACCGCGAACTTCTGAACCGCCCCGAGGTCACCGCGACGATCATCGCCACGGACGAGAACTTTCACTTCGATCCCACCATGCTGGCCATCGAGAACGGTCATGCGCTGTTCATCGAAAAGCCGCTGGCCACCGATGCGCGCCAGTCGGCCCAGATCCTTGCCGCGATCGAAGAAAACGGCATCGACGCGGTCGTTGGCTATACCCAGCGGTTCCGCCGCCGGTTCCTGGCGATCAAGGAACGTCTTGTCACCGGCCAGATCGGCGATGTGCATTCCGTCGTCACCCGCGCCTTCATGAACCGCATGGTTCCCATCGCCACGACGCAGCGCACCCAGGAACGTGCCACGCTGACGCCGATGGTGGTTTCGGGGACCCACAGCCTCGACATGTCGATGTGGCTGATGGAGGGCAAGAAACCCGTCTCGGTCTTTGCGCAGTCCTGCGACAAGGTGCTCAGCGCCCATGGCACCAAGGACAGCACCTTCGGCGTCTTCACCATGGAAGACGGCACGATCTGGTCGATGAACATCAGCTGGGCCCTGCCCGAGGTCTGGCCCGGCGCCGTCTACGGCATCGAGATCGGGATTGTCGGCACCGAAGGCGTCATCGACATCGAGGACACGCACCGCGATCTGGTCATGGCGACCAATGTGGCGCAGGGCGGCGGCTATGTGCCCGATGGCTATACGCCCCCGGCGCGGCACGTCGATTTCCTGACCTCCTACCCGCCGGGCGATCTGCATGACGGTCAGCTTTGGGGTCCGATGCGCGAGGAAACCAACAGCTGGTTCCAGCGCGTCTATGCCGGGATGCGCACGCCGCATGCCACCGCCGCCGACGGCCATCGCAACCTGATGATGACCATGGCGATGGACCTTTCGGCCAAGCGCGGCGTGCCCGTTGCCCTGCCCGTCGACCCCGACGAGCTGATGCGCGAGCTGGTCGGATGAGCGCGCTCCATCGCATCACCTTCGGCGGCTACCAGGGGCCGGCCTCCGTGCATACGCGCGGGGCCGAGGCCTTTGCCGCGGCCCTGTCGCGCCTGACCGATGGCCGCGCCGAGGTCGTGCTGCGCCCCAACATCACCACCGAGGGGCGCAAGGCCGCCGATCTTCTCGACATGGTCGAGCAGGGAGAGATCGACGGCTGCTACTTCTCGTCAAGCTACATGGCGGGGCGCGTGGCCTCGCTGGCCTTGTTCGACATGCCCTTCGCCGCGCCGGAACGCGAGACGCTGTTTGCCAAGCTCGACGGCGCGCTCGGGGACCAAATCGCCGAAGACGTGGCGCGCCAGACCGGCTTTGCCGTCCTGGGGTTCTGGGACAACGGCCTGCGCCATGTCTCGGGGCCGCGCGCGCTGAACGGGCCCGGGGACTGCGCGGGGCTGAGCCTGCGGACCCTCGCCAGCGAAGACCACCAGCGCGCCTTCCGCGCCCTCGGCTTTGATCCGCGCGTGATCGATGTCAAGGACCTGGCCACCGCGGTCGAGGCCGGAGAGGTCGATGCCCAGGAAAACCCGCTGACCAATATCTACAATTTCGGCCTGCATCGCGCGCAGCCCGAGATCACGCTGACCGGCCACCTGCAGGGCGTCGCCCCGGTCTGGTTCCATCGCGCCACGGTCGAAAGCTGGCCCGAGGACCTGCACCGCGCCATCCGCGCCGCCATGGCCGAGGCCGGCCTTGCGCAACGCGGTTTCGCCAAGGCCGATGACAGCGGGTGCACCGACGCCCTGCTGGCCGACGGCTGCCGGTTGCACAGCCTGTCCGCCGATCAGCAAGCCGCCTTCCGGGACGCCGTCGCCGCCGAAAATGCCCGCACGCGGGACCGGATCGACCGCGCAGCCCTGGACCTTTTCGAACAGCCTCAGGAGATCACGGCATGACGCCCGACCAAACCGCTTCCAACGATCCGCATTCCGCGCATCGATCTCCCAACAACGGCAGGGGCAGGTTCCGCAGCCCCGAGACGCTGACCATGGCCGCCCTGCTCATCGCCTCGGTACTCTCGATCCTGTTTCTGGGCGCGCTGGTGGCCGAACCCAAGGCGCTGTTCGGACGGTCGCTGTCGGCCATTGCGCCCAGCCTGTTCCCCACAATCGTCCTGACGGCGCTGGCCGTGCTCAGCGCGCTTGCGCTCTACGCGAACCTGCGCGGGATCGCCCCCGAAGAAGACGCGCCCATGACCCGGGACCAATGGATCCGGGCGGCGACCCTGTTCGGCATCATGCTGCTTTACGCGATGATCCTGACGCCCTTCGGGTTTCTGATCTCGACGATCATCGCCGTGGCGCTGATTTCCATGCTGATGGGCGCGACCTCGGTGACGCAGATCACGCTGGTCTCGGTCATCGGGCCCGTGCTGCTTTACCTTGCCGCGACCCGTTTGCTGGCCGTTTCCCTGCCGGAACTCGACCAGGTCGAGGCCCTTTATTCCCTGGTCCCCGGTCTCTGACGTGCAGAGGCTTCCGGACCCCATGAACCGCCCTGTTTCCAAGAGGCTCGCATGATCGAACAATTCACCCAAGGCTTCGCGATGGCGATGCGCCTTGACACCGTAACGATGATGAGCTTCGGCTTGTTTGCCGGCATGCTGGTCGGCGCGCTGCCCGGTTTCACCACGCTGATGGCGATGGCGATCCTGCTGCCGATCTCCTTCTTCCTTGATCCCATCGTGGGCATCCCCTTCCTGCTGGGGATCTACAAGGGCGGGATCTTCGGCGGCAGCGTCCCGGCGATCCTGATCTCGATGCCCGGCACCGGGGCCTCGGTCGCGACCTCACGGGACGGCTACAAGCTGACCCAGAAGGGCCAGTCGCGAAAGGCGCTGGACATGGCGCTGGTCGCCTCCGTCATCGGCGATACGGCCAGCGACATCTTCACCATCGCGATGATCTTTCCCATCGCCTTCCTCGTCATGCAATTCGGCCCGCCCGAGCTGTTCGCCGTCCTTCTGATGAGCCTTGTGGTAATCTCCGCCACCTCGGGTGCGAACCCGCTCAAGAGCCTCATGATGATCATGCTCGGTCTCTGGCTGTCCTTCATCGGCACCGATCCCCTGGGCGGCGTCGAGCGGTTCACCTTCGGCTCCTTCGATCTGAAATCGGGTATTCCACTGCTGCCGATGCTGATCGGTGTCTTTGCCCTGCCCGAAGTGGCCTCGGTCGTGATCCGCAACGAGAAGGCGCGCAAGCTGACCTCGCTTGTCGGTGAACGGATGAACTGGCCGGACCTGCGCCGCTGCCTGCCCACCATCGGCCGGTCGACCGTGATCGGGACCGCCGTCGGGATCGTGCCCGGCCTTGGTCAGATCGTGGCGGCCATGATGGGCTATTCCGCGGCCAAGAATGCCTCCAAGCATCCCGAAACCTTCGGTGAAGGCGAACTGGAAGGCGTCGCCGCCGCCGAGGCCGCCAACAACGCGGTCAACGGCCCGACCATGGTGCCCCTGCTGACCCTCGGCATCCCGGGTGACAACGTCACGGCGATCCTGCTGGGCGCCTTTGTCGCGCAGGGCCTGCGCCCCGGCCCGCAACTGTTCGAGGAACAGGGTGCCACGGTCTTTGCCATCCTCGTGGCCATGGTCATCGCCAACCTGCTGTTCCTGGTGATCGGCTACCTGTCGATCCCGTTCTTCTCGAAGCTGGTGACGATCAAGACCTCGGTCCTTATTCCGCTGGTGATCATGTTCGCCTTCGCGGGGACCTACGTCTATCGCTCCGACCCCGTCGACCTGCTGATGCTGGTGGTCTTCGGTATCTTCGGGATCATCGCCCGTGCCGCAAGGTTCGACGTGATGCCGATGGTGATGGGCTTCATCCTCGGGCCATCGATGGAATACGCCTTCGGCCAGACCATGGCGATGGCCGGTGGCGATGCCACAGGATTTTTCCTGACCGAACGTATCGGTGCACTCTGCATCCTGCTTGCGACACCGGTGATCGGCTTCCTGCTCTGGAAGCGGCTGAACGCCAAGTCTGCCTCGATCGGCGCCCCGGGACATTAGGTCCTGGGCACGAAGACCCGGACACCAAGACCGGGAGGTTCGAGCCGGGAGACTCGAACCAGGACACTAACGAACGACTTAAACCAAGGGAGGACCTTAACTATGATGAAGAAAACCTTGAAGGCATCGCTGACAGCCTGCGCGCTGGCGGCGGCGGCCCTGACCGGGACCACCGGCAGCGCTCTGGCCGAATACCCCGAAAAGCCGGTGACCATGGTGATCCCGCTTGGCGCGGGCGGATCGCACGACCTGAATGCACGGGTCATCACGTCGATCCTGCCGAACTACCTGGACCAGTCGGTGATCGTCCAGCTGACGCCGGGTGCCGGCGGCCAGAAGGGCACGCAGGAGGTCGCACGGGCCAAGCCCGACGGCTACAAGTTGCTGTTCACGCACAACTACATCGACATGCTGCAGCAATACGTCGAGAACCTGCCCTACGATCCGCTCGAAGACTTCGTGACGGTGGCACGGGTGAACTATGCGCCGACCTCGGTCATCGTGCCTGCCGACAGCCCCTACGAGACCTTCCAGGATCTCGTTGACGACGCGAAAGCCAATCCCGGCAAGATCCAGATGGCCCATTCGGGCAACTGGGGCGCCTTCTTCGTGCCGACCGCGCAAATGATGCAGAAGCTCGACATCTCGCTGAACCTCGTGCCCTACCAAGGGGGCGGCCCGGCTCTGCAGGCGCTGCTGTCCGGGGATGCGGATGTGACCATGGCCTTCCCTTCGGCCCTTGGTGAAATGCTGCGTGCAGGCGAAATCCGCGTTCTGGCCACAGCGGGTGACAAGCGGATCTATGACGACGTCCCGACCTTCGCCGAAGTGGGCGTTGATGGCGACATCGGCTTCATGCACCGCTTCGTGCTGGCACCGAAAGACACCCCGCAGGACGTGATCGACACCCTGGCCGCAGCCTTCGAAAAGACTTTCGAGGACCCGACCTTCAACACGCTGATGGGGCGTCTGGGCGAAAGCGTCGACCCGATGAGCGGTCCCGAGTACGAGAAACTGCGCGCAGGTCAGGCCGAGGCCTACGAGAACCTGGTCTCCGATCTGACCTCTCAATAAGCCACGGCTTTCGAAACGACAAAGGCGGTGTGCCCCAAGGGGCGCGCCGCACAGCGTTTACAGCCCCACGGCGCAAAAGGTTGACCAATAGCGCGCCCGTGCGACATCACGGGACCAGATGGAAGAGCCGGGAAAGCAGATGAGCGACAAGATCTTGACGAGGGCCCGCAGCTGGATAGTGAATTCGGGTCTCGCCGAAGGCGACCGCCTGCCCCCGGAACGTTCGCTGTGCACCCAGTTGGGCATGACCCGGTCCGAACTGCGCAAATCGCTGCTGTTGCTGGAAGCCGAAGGGCTTCTGTCGCGTCACGTCGGGCGCGGCACCTACCTTGCCAAGCTCCCCAAGACCGCCGGAAATGCCGGGATCGAAACGGCGATCTCCGCCCTGTCGCAGACCACGGGCCCGGTCGATTCCATGTCGGCACGTCAGGCCCTTGAACCGGAGCTTGCCGCCCTTGCCGCGTTGCATGCCACGCCGGCGCAACTGCGCGAATTGCGCCGTCTGTGTCAGGCGATGCCCGTGGCCAGCAGTTGGGCGCGTTACGAACAACTGGACAGCCGGTTTCACGAAACCATCGCCGAAGCCTCGGGGAATACCCTCTTGCAGGCCATGCACCGCATCGTGAACGGGGTCCGCCTGGTGGTCGTCTGGCGACAGCTCGACACCCCCGACAGCGGACCGGAATCCCATTACCATTCGTTTGACGAACATCAGGCCATCCTTGCCGGGATCGAGAGGCGCAAGCCCGACGAGGCCCGACAGGCAATGTACGCACATCTGAATTCGACGCTGCAGACGATGCTGGCCCGCCGCTGAACCGCATGCGCAACAGGGGCGCCCGCCGTGGGATCGGGAATGTTCATGGCCGCCATCAGATTAACTTTATTCCCGCAAGGCTCTGTCGGCCTTATGTTTTTGGCAACAACTGGATTTGAGGAGAGAACAATATGCGACAGGTCGAAGTGGCTGTCATCGGAACAGGCTGGTGCGGCGGTATGCGCGCGGAATCGCTGGCGAAATCGGCGCTGGTCGACAAATTGCACATCTGCGAGATCAACCCCGAGCGCCTGGCAGAAGTCGCGGCGCTGACCAAGCCCGCATCCACGACGGAAGATTACCAGGACATCGTGGCGAATGACGCGATCGAAGTGGTCTATATTTCGACCACGCCGGAACCGACCCACTACCCCATCGCGCGCGATTGCCTGAAGGCAGGCAAGCATGTGCTGCTGGAAAAACCCATCGCCATGGACCTGGCCGAAGCCGACGATCTGATCAACATCGCCAAGTCGCAGGGCGTGAAGTTCACCATCGGCTATTCGCAGCGCTTCAACCCCAAGATCGCCTATGCCCGCAAGGCCATTGCCGAGGGCAAGCTGGGCAAGGTCGTCAGCGTCATGGTCTCGCGCCACCTGTCGCGCAGCCTCGGGACGCGGATCGCCAACCGGGTCAAGCTGTCTCCGGCGGCGATGGAAAGCACCCATGACCTCGATTTCGTCTTCTGGCTGCTGGCCCCGGCCAAGCCCGAAAAGATCTATTCGCAGGGCGCCTATGGTTTCATGAAGGAACTCAACGGCTCCTACGATTGCATGTGGAACACCGTCAACATGAGCGACGGCAGCCTTGTGGTGATCGGGGGCGGATGGAACCTGCCGCCGAGCTACCCCAACTACTGCGCCACCTGGATCGAGATCACCGGCACCGAAGGGTCTCTGGTTCTGGACGACACCGCACGAGATCACTGGCTGAACACCGTCGAGGGTGGCACGCAGTTCCCCATGTCGACCATGCCGGGTGAACACCTGGATCACGTGTATGCCGGTCAGATGGGGCCGGAAACACTGCATTTCCTTGAATCCGTCCTGCTGGACCGCGCCCCGCTGGTGGCGCCGGAACATGCGCGGATGGTGATGGAAAGCTACCTTGGCGCCGATATCTCGGCCGCCACGGGCGAGGTCGTCGGGCTGCCGCTGTCCAACAGCTCCATGGCGACATTGGCCGACCTCAAAGCAGCCGAATGATCACCTGTAGCGTCATTGGTCTGGGTCAGATGGGGCGGGGCATTGCGCGCCGCCTCGATCAGGCAGGGCTGCTTGTGGCCGCCTTCGACGCCAGCCCGCAGGCGATGGCCGGCGCCGGGCTTTCGCAGGCGGTTCACGAGGACGCGCTGGCCGCCGATGTGGTGCTTTTCGTCGTGCCGAGCACGGCACAGATCGCCGACAAGCTGGCCGATGCCCCGCTTCGGGATGGTCAGGTGATCGTCGATCTGACCACATCGCATCCCGATGACAGTGCGGCCCTTGCGGCGCGCATCGCGTCGCAGGGCTGCGCCTATGTCGATGCGGCGATGACCGGCGGCGCGGCGGGGGCGGATGCGGGCAAGCTGACCCTGATGATGGGCGGCGAGGCACAGGTTATCGACAGGATCGCCCCGGCGCTGGACCAGATTGCGCAACAGCGGTTCCACATGGGGCCGGTGGGGGCGGGCCATTCCATGAAGCTGGTCCACAACCTGATCCTGCACAGCGCGTTCATGGCGACCTGCGAGGGGCTGACCCTGGCGCAAAAGGCCGGGCTGGACGTGGACAGCGCGGTCGAGGTGCTGAACGCCGGCAACGCCCGCAGCTTCGTGACCGAGGTCCGCTTTCCCCGCGATATCCTGAGCGGCACGATGAACGCGCGTTCCCGGATCGCCAACCTGGAAAAGGACCTGGCGCTGGCCAGCCGCTTTGCCGAGGCCATGAATGGTCCTGCGGGCTATACCGACCTGACCCATCGCCTGCTGGCGCTTGCCGTGGCGCGGGGTGAGGGCGAGACGGATTTCTCTCATCTCTTCGAAATGGCCGGTTCCCTGATGGCCGGGGTCGACAATGCCGACAGCTAGGCCAGAGATCGGCGTCTTCGGCCTTGGCCTGATCGGGTCGGCGCTGTCGGGGCGGTTGCTGAGCGGCGGTTATACCCTGCGCGGCTTTGACCCCGACGGGCAGCGCCGGGCGGATTTCGCCGCCCTTGGCGGCACGGCCTGCCCCCCCGAAGAGGTCTGGCAGGCCGAGGTCGTCTTTTCCTGCGTCTTCGACACCGACCAGCTTGCCGTGCTGATCGACGCGGCCCCGCCCGGGCCACGCATCCTGATTTCCGTCAGCACCTGTGATCCCGACCGCATGGCCGATCTGGCCCAAGCGGCTGCCGGAAAACACATCACGCTGATCGAATCCCCGCTGTCCGGCACCTCGCGTGCGCTGGCGAAAGGCGCCGTCCTGCTGCTGGTCAGCGGGGACACGGCCAGCGCCGCGCGCCTCGCCCCCGTCTTCGAACGCCTGTCACACCGGCATATCCACGTCGGCGCCATCGGCAACGGCAACCGGGCCAAGCTGGCGATCAACCTCGTGCTTGGCCTGAACCGCGCGGCCCTGGCCGAAGGCATGGTCTTTGCCAGCGCGCTCGGCCTTGCGCCGCAGGATTTCCTCGACATGGCGCGGGCCTCGGCGGCGCATTCGGACGTGATGGAGGCCAAGGGCGATCTGATGGTCGCGCAGGATTTCACGCCGCAGGGGCGCATCGCGCAATCCTTCAAGGATTTCTCCCTGATCGAGGACCGCGCCGCCGCCGAAGGCCAGGGCTTGCCATTCACCGCCACCTATCTTGAGATGATGCGCGACGCTCTGGACCGTGATGAGGGGGATCTGGACAATGCCGCCGTCCTCTTGCCGATCAAACGCAGCCGCCCCCGCGACGCGGCGGGCAAACCCTAACCGATCCGGCCAAGGCTGCCTTTGGCCGGGCTTCACCAAGCGCGCGTTGCGTGCATTCGACAGACAGGACGCATGATGATCGACCTATATACCTGGACGACCCCCAACGGCCGCAAGGTTTCCATTCTGCTGGAAGAACTGGGCGTGCCCTATACGATCAAGCCCATCGACATCTCGAAGGACGAGCAATTCGCGCCCGAGTTCCTGGCCATCGCGCCGAACAACCGCATCCCGGCCATCGTGGACCATGAAACCGGTGTCCACCTGATGGAAACCGGGGCGATCATGATGTACCTGGCGCAGAAATATGACCGCTTTCAGGCCAGCGGCGACGAATACTGGCGCATGGTGGAATGGCTGATGTGGCAGATGGGCGGCCTTGGCCCGATGCTGGGTCAGGTGCACCACTTCGTGAAGTACAACCAGGGCAAGTCGGAATATTCCGAAGCCCGCTATTCGGCCGAGGCAAAGCGGCTTTACGGAGTGCTCGATCGCCGCCTTGAGGGGCGCGATTACGTCGCCGGTGAAGGGCGCGGCGAATACACCATCGCCGACATGTCCATGTGGCCCTGGATCTCGCGTCATGACTGGCAGGGGATCGACCTTGCGGATTACCCGAATGTGCGCAGCTGGTACCAGCGCCTGCGCGCCCGTCCGGCGGTGCAATCGGGCTATCACCTGCCCAAGAAGGTCAACGAGATCCCCGAGGGCTGAATGCAATTGCGCCCGGCTGCGGATCAGCCGGGCGCACGAGGCCTTAGAGAACTTCGAAGACCGAAGCGGTGTCGTAATCCTCGGGCAGGTCGGCCAGCGCCTTGGTGTAGAGCCGGCGCGCCTGGGCAAACAGCGGCGCGTCCCGGCCCCGTTTGGCCAGATCCGTTTCGATGAGGTCGAGATCCTTTTCGAACATCCGCAGGGTGGCCGAGGCCGGGCGATAGGCCGCCGAGATCATCAGCGGCATCCGCAGGTCCGACATCCGCGACTGCCCTGCCCCGGAGCTGAGCAGGTTATAGACCGCGTCCCGGTCCAGCCCGAGGGCATCGGCATAGGCAAGGGTTTCCGCCGCCGCCGCGTTGTGGACCGCGACCGCGTGGTTCGCCATCAGCTTCATGCGGATGCCCGAGCCGAAATCCCCGACCTTCTGGACCAGTCGCGTGAACCCTTCGAGCACCGGCATAGCCGCGTCGATCGCCGCATTCTCTCCCGAGGCCATCATCACCAGATCCCCGGCCTTCGCCTGGCTCCCGGTGCCGCTGACCGGGCAATCGAGCAGGGTGATCCCTGCGCCGGCAAGCGTGTCGCGCAGGGCGATCTTGTCCGCCAGCGCGAAGGTGCCGGTTTCCACCACGATCTGTTCGGGGGTCAGCAGTTGCGCCAACTGGCCACCGACCGCTTGCAGAACATCGGGGCGCGAAAGCGAGATGACCACAGTTCCGCAGTCGGCAAGCCATTCTCCGGGGCCGTCATGGGTGGTGACGCCCAGCCCCTGCACCGCCGCGCGGGCGGCCTCCGTGGGATCGGCGCCATGCACCTGGAACCCGGCCTTCAGCAGGTTGGCGGCATAGGAAGCCCCCATGATCCCCAGCCCGATGACCCCCACGGTGCCCTTTTGCGTCGTGCTCATGACGTGCCCACCGGCAGCAGCAGGCTGGAGCCCGTGGTGCGCCCCGCCTCAAGGTCGTGATGCGCCCTGACGACATCGGCCAGCGGATAGGTCTGGTCGATATTCACCGCAATCGCCCCGCTGGCCACCATGTCAAAGATCGCCTCGGCCGCCGCGACCAGATCGCTGCGTTCCGCGATGTAGTCCGCAAGGGTCGGCCGGGTGAAATAGAGCGAGCCATTGTACTGAAGCTGACCGGGGGTGACCGCCGGGGCCTCGCCCGTGGTGGCGCCGAAGGACACGAACATGCCGTAGCGCCCAAGGCTTTGCAGCGAGGCGTCGAAGCTGGCCTTGCCGACGCTGTCATAAACCACCTGCACGCCCTTGCCGCCGGTGATCTCGCGCA
The Pseudooceanicola algae genome window above contains:
- a CDS encoding NAD(P)-dependent oxidoreductase, whose product is MITCSVIGLGQMGRGIARRLDQAGLLVAAFDASPQAMAGAGLSQAVHEDALAADVVLFVVPSTAQIADKLADAPLRDGQVIVDLTTSHPDDSAALAARIASQGCAYVDAAMTGGAAGADAGKLTLMMGGEAQVIDRIAPALDQIAQQRFHMGPVGAGHSMKLVHNLILHSAFMATCEGLTLAQKAGLDVDSAVEVLNAGNARSFVTEVRFPRDILSGTMNARSRIANLEKDLALASRFAEAMNGPAGYTDLTHRLLALAVARGEGETDFSHLFEMAGSLMAGVDNADS
- a CDS encoding NAD(P)-dependent oxidoreductase codes for the protein MPTARPEIGVFGLGLIGSALSGRLLSGGYTLRGFDPDGQRRADFAALGGTACPPEEVWQAEVVFSCVFDTDQLAVLIDAAPPGPRILISVSTCDPDRMADLAQAAAGKHITLIESPLSGTSRALAKGAVLLLVSGDTASAARLAPVFERLSHRHIHVGAIGNGNRAKLAINLVLGLNRAALAEGMVFASALGLAPQDFLDMARASAAHSDVMEAKGDLMVAQDFTPQGRIAQSFKDFSLIEDRAAAEGQGLPFTATYLEMMRDALDRDEGDLDNAAVLLPIKRSRPRDAAGKP
- a CDS encoding glutathione S-transferase family protein; translation: MIDLYTWTTPNGRKVSILLEELGVPYTIKPIDISKDEQFAPEFLAIAPNNRIPAIVDHETGVHLMETGAIMMYLAQKYDRFQASGDEYWRMVEWLMWQMGGLGPMLGQVHHFVKYNQGKSEYSEARYSAEAKRLYGVLDRRLEGRDYVAGEGRGEYTIADMSMWPWISRHDWQGIDLADYPNVRSWYQRLRARPAVQSGYHLPKKVNEIPEG
- a CDS encoding NAD(P)-dependent oxidoreductase, whose translation is MSTTQKGTVGVIGLGIMGASYAANLLKAGFQVHGADPTEAARAAVQGLGVTTHDGPGEWLADCGTVVISLSRPDVLQAVGGQLAQLLTPEQIVVETGTFALADKIALRDTLAGAGITLLDCPVSGTGSQAKAGDLVMMASGENAAIDAAMPVLEGFTRLVQKVGDFGSGIRMKLMANHAVAVHNAAAAETLAYADALGLDRDAVYNLLSSGAGQSRMSDLRMPLMISAAYRPASATLRMFEKDLDLIETDLAKRGRDAPLFAQARRLYTKALADLPEDYDTASVFEVL